In Vigna angularis cultivar LongXiaoDou No.4 chromosome 8, ASM1680809v1, whole genome shotgun sequence, one DNA window encodes the following:
- the LOC128193745 gene encoding uncharacterized protein LOC128193745, which produces MKTSMKLSPLQLVYGKTCHLPIVLEHKALWALKFLNFDPHETQSTRRRQMLKLEEMRLHAYDSSRAYKEKMKFYHDRKLVKKVFNPEQQELLFNLRLKLFPGNMKSKWSGPFIVKGVHPHGAIELVDPATNDPQRRWVVNGQRLKHYLGGEVQSLSTVMQLVDP; this is translated from the coding sequence ATGAAGACATCCATGAAATTATCACCTTTGCAATTAGTTTATGGGAAAACATGTCATTTGCCGATAGTGTTGGAGCATAAAGCTTTgtgggctttgaaattcttgaattttgatcctcaTGAAACTCAAAGCACACGCAGAAGACAAATGCTgaagcttgaagaaatgcggttacatgcatatgattcatccaggGCTtataaagaaaagatgaaattttatCATGATAGGAAGCTGGTGAAGAAAGTCTTTAATCCAGAGCAGCAGGAGTTATTATTCAACTTAAGATTAAAACTTTTTCCTGGAAACATGAAGTCgaaatggtcaggaccattcATAGTAAAAGGAGTGCacccacatggagcaattgaattaGTTGATCCAGCTACTAATGATCCACAGAGAAGgtgggtggtgaatggtcaacgtctcaaacATTATCTAGGAGGAGAAGTGCAAAGCTTGTCCACAGTGATGCAGTTGGTGGATCcttga